A single Deltaproteobacteria bacterium HGW-Deltaproteobacteria-4 DNA region contains:
- a CDS encoding 6-bladed beta-propeller — protein MRTVLLWMLAGLLLTSCLRGPTPPGGAGTELLWPPPPESPRIQWLQEIRTPGDLDIKPGFWRRLGNLAFGAREEQLVRPYGILSDPQGRLLVADTGGRTLEIFDVKAGKHHRLGRQNGPMLLSPLGLTSDPQGQIYLTDSTAGEIYRLQADGTLNSWATGLLRPTGIVFNPRTRLIYVTDTAAHQIVAFNSQGVEIFRIGKRGAKVGELNFPTDLAVDHEGQLLVTDALNARIQIFSPEGAPVSAFGQAGDVPGTLAKPKGLAVDSDGHIYVCDAQQDQVQIYDAAGQFLLSFGRSGQGPGEFWMPSGIWIDAGDRIYVTDAFNRRIQVFQYLEAPRTKGDNK, from the coding sequence ATGCGAACTGTTCTTCTCTGGATGCTTGCCGGTCTGCTGCTGACCTCCTGCCTGCGCGGCCCCACCCCGCCGGGCGGTGCCGGGACAGAACTCCTCTGGCCCCCCCCGCCGGAATCGCCTCGCATCCAGTGGCTGCAGGAGATCCGCACCCCCGGCGATCTTGACATCAAGCCGGGCTTCTGGCGCCGACTCGGCAACCTCGCCTTCGGTGCCCGGGAAGAACAGCTGGTGCGCCCTTACGGCATCCTTTCCGACCCGCAGGGACGGCTGCTGGTCGCCGACACCGGCGGCAGGACGCTGGAAATTTTTGATGTCAAAGCCGGGAAACACCATCGCCTCGGCCGACAGAACGGGCCAATGCTCCTCTCTCCCCTCGGCTTGACCAGCGACCCGCAGGGACAGATCTACCTCACCGACTCCACCGCCGGCGAGATCTACCGCCTGCAAGCGGACGGCACCCTGAATTCCTGGGCCACCGGACTGCTGCGCCCCACCGGCATCGTCTTCAACCCGCGCACCCGGCTTATCTATGTCACCGACACCGCCGCCCATCAGATCGTCGCCTTCAACAGCCAGGGGGTGGAGATTTTCCGCATCGGCAAGCGCGGGGCGAAGGTCGGGGAATTGAACTTCCCCACCGATCTGGCGGTCGACCATGAAGGGCAGCTCCTGGTCACCGACGCGCTCAACGCCCGCATCCAGATCTTTTCACCGGAAGGCGCGCCGGTCAGCGCCTTCGGCCAGGCCGGCGATGTCCCCGGCACCCTGGCCAAGCCCAAGGGGCTGGCGGTCGACAGCGACGGGCATATCTACGTCTGCGATGCCCAACAGGATCAGGTGCAGATCTACGATGCTGCCGGACAATTTCTCCTCTCCTTCGGCCGCAGCGGCCAGGGCCCCGGCGAGTTCTGGATGCCCTCCGGAATCTGGATCGATGCCGGGGACCGGATTTATGTGACCGATGCTTTCAACCGGCGCATCCAGGTCTTTCAATATCTGGAAGCGCCACGCACCAAAGGGGACAACAAGTGA
- a CDS encoding cytochrome C produces the protein MKKPARRVSNGRRAALLLCLCLLPLLFGCDAGRRHWVLSTLFDGFPRLPPAEEYCQDYASQLAIAAPGDAAGDPLPGQGKSKGSQHLPFAEKRCNDCHAFEKPGGLLLPARELCFLCHVDFIQGSAVHGPVAVGDCLACHHPHNSAHPTLLLQDKDSLCSKCHQEKRLAGRMHSQLQEKGMHCSDCHNPHFGQTEYFLE, from the coding sequence ATGAAGAAGCCCGCCCGCCGGGTCAGTAACGGCCGGCGAGCGGCCCTGCTTCTCTGCCTTTGTTTGCTGCCGCTCCTCTTTGGCTGCGACGCCGGCCGCCGCCACTGGGTGCTCTCCACCCTCTTTGACGGCTTCCCCCGCCTCCCGCCGGCCGAGGAATATTGTCAGGATTACGCCAGCCAGCTCGCCATTGCAGCGCCGGGCGATGCCGCCGGCGACCCCCTCCCCGGCCAAGGCAAAAGCAAAGGTTCCCAACATCTCCCCTTTGCTGAAAAGCGCTGTAACGATTGCCATGCCTTCGAAAAGCCCGGCGGCCTGCTTCTACCCGCTCGGGAACTCTGCTTTCTTTGTCACGTTGATTTCATCCAGGGGTCAGCTGTGCATGGTCCGGTGGCGGTCGGCGATTGCCTGGCTTGTCATCACCCTCACAACTCCGCCCACCCGACCCTTCTCCTGCAGGACAAGGACAGCCTGTGCAGCAAGTGTCATCAGGAAAAGCGCCTCGCTGGTCGCATGCACTCGCAGCTGCAGGAAAAGGGTATGCACTGCAGCGACTGCCATAACCCCCATTTCGGCCAGACCGAATACTTCCTTGAGTAA
- a CDS encoding cytochrome C has translation MNVRPSLLLPLLLLALLTTPPALSRAADCLTAGCHPQLDVQKNQHQPFADQECDACHRPLPGAHPDKNVANFELAAKGAELCWQCHDDAPARQAYLHGPVAVGQCTACHDPHRSAEKKLLKKPVRQLCLSCHVDFRAIDQAKVTHPPVREEACTACHQPHGSPAPNLLASEQPGVCIKCHDRIGSTMEKAKTKHPPLYGKNSCGGCHSSHYSDQAGLLAFDQQTLCLTCHGKGGSGSRKLRNIAADLEKKKFLHGPVQEGQCDACHAPHGSDSFRLLNGPYPDSFYAPYKSGSYDLCLQCHEKNLLRYPETSIYTKFRNGKQNLHYLHVADPRKGRSCRACHEAHASEGEKLISLEGSKFGDWKIPVRFASTPSGGSCAPGCHRELGYDRETPVDYAK, from the coding sequence ATGAACGTTCGTCCCTCCCTGCTCCTGCCGCTCCTCCTCCTGGCGCTGCTGACCACCCCCCCGGCCCTGAGCCGGGCGGCAGATTGTCTGACCGCCGGCTGTCACCCTCAACTCGACGTTCAGAAGAACCAGCACCAGCCCTTTGCCGACCAGGAATGTGACGCCTGCCACCGCCCGCTGCCGGGGGCCCATCCGGACAAAAATGTTGCCAACTTTGAACTGGCCGCCAAAGGAGCAGAGCTCTGCTGGCAGTGCCACGACGATGCCCCGGCCCGCCAGGCCTATCTGCACGGCCCGGTGGCGGTCGGTCAATGTACTGCCTGCCACGATCCGCACCGCTCCGCGGAAAAGAAGCTCCTGAAAAAACCGGTACGCCAGCTCTGTCTTTCCTGCCACGTCGATTTTCGCGCCATCGACCAGGCCAAAGTCACCCACCCGCCGGTGCGCGAAGAAGCCTGCACCGCCTGCCATCAACCGCACGGCTCCCCTGCGCCCAACCTTTTGGCCAGCGAACAGCCCGGCGTCTGCATCAAGTGCCACGACCGCATCGGCAGCACCATGGAGAAGGCCAAGACCAAACACCCCCCCCTTTATGGCAAAAACAGCTGCGGCGGCTGCCACTCCTCCCACTATTCCGATCAAGCCGGGCTTCTGGCCTTTGACCAGCAGACCCTCTGCCTGACCTGCCACGGCAAGGGGGGAAGCGGCAGCAGAAAATTGCGGAACATCGCCGCCGATCTGGAAAAAAAGAAGTTCCTGCACGGTCCTGTCCAGGAAGGTCAATGCGACGCCTGCCATGCACCGCACGGCTCCGATTCCTTCCGTCTCCTCAACGGCCCCTATCCGGACAGCTTTTACGCCCCTTACAAATCCGGCAGCTACGATCTGTGCCTGCAGTGTCACGAAAAGAACCTGCTGCGCTATCCGGAAACCTCCATCTACACCAAATTCCGCAACGGCAAGCAGAACCTGCACTACCTGCATGTCGCTGATCCGCGCAAAGGGCGTTCCTGCCGCGCCTGTCACGAAGCGCACGCCAGCGAGGGCGAGAAGCTGATCAGCCTCGAAGGGAGCAAGTTCGGCGACTGGAAAATCCCGGTGCGCTTTGCCAGCACCCCGAGTGGCGGCAGCTGCGCCCCCGGCTGCCACCGCGAGCTCGGCTACGACCGGGAAACGCCGGTCGACTACGCCAAATAA
- a CDS encoding DNA-binding response regulator, whose amino-acid sequence MIEQRILAVDDEKLILWSLVTTLSKVGYTVEGAGSAAEARSKFKAFRPDLVLLDLRLPDGCGLDLLREFREKDEDLTVIMITADAHADTAVQALQFGAEDFIGKPFNLETMKHTVHQVFEKKLLRKQVDSLRRGLRKKSESDQLIGNSRKMIDLVKMVHGCAKNDCRTVLILGESGTGKELVARAIHQYSARADDPFLGINCAAIPENLLENELFGHEKGAYTDASNRQKGIFELAEGGTVFLDEIGDMPLAMQAKILRVIETKHFSRLGGKEDLQANVRILAATNQDLPAMVRAGRFRADLFYRLNVISLPLPPLREHKEDIPKTVDYFISRLNEEYGRNVEGISAEALEDLMRYDWPGNVRELRNAVERAMMLENSRQLSANFLPCEIRLNALATCEERTAAVSQTQSGRLILPQDGISLEEVEKEFILQALERYQGNQSKAARCLHMSRDTLRYRMKKFGIGEDEPQHINPRSATADESLSGYRQCG is encoded by the coding sequence ATGATAGAACAACGCATTCTCGCTGTTGATGATGAAAAGCTCATTCTCTGGTCACTGGTCACCACTTTGAGCAAGGTTGGCTACACTGTTGAAGGGGCCGGTTCTGCAGCCGAGGCCCGGAGCAAATTCAAAGCATTCCGGCCCGACCTCGTCCTCCTCGATCTCCGTCTGCCGGACGGTTGCGGCCTTGATCTGCTGCGTGAGTTCCGCGAAAAAGACGAAGATCTCACCGTGATCATGATCACCGCCGATGCCCATGCCGACACCGCGGTGCAGGCGCTGCAGTTCGGGGCCGAGGATTTTATCGGCAAACCCTTCAACCTCGAGACGATGAAGCATACCGTCCATCAGGTCTTCGAAAAGAAACTTTTGCGCAAACAGGTCGACAGTCTGCGCCGGGGATTGCGGAAAAAGAGTGAGAGCGACCAGTTGATCGGCAACTCCCGCAAGATGATCGATCTGGTCAAAATGGTCCACGGCTGCGCCAAAAACGATTGCCGCACCGTCCTCATCCTCGGAGAAAGCGGCACCGGCAAAGAGTTGGTGGCGCGCGCCATCCACCAGTACAGTGCCCGCGCCGATGATCCCTTTCTCGGCATCAACTGCGCCGCCATTCCGGAAAATCTCCTCGAAAACGAACTCTTCGGCCACGAAAAGGGGGCCTATACCGATGCCTCGAACCGGCAGAAGGGGATCTTCGAACTCGCCGAAGGCGGAACCGTCTTCCTCGACGAGATCGGCGACATGCCGCTGGCGATGCAGGCGAAGATTCTCCGGGTCATCGAAACCAAACATTTCAGCCGTCTCGGCGGCAAGGAAGATCTCCAGGCCAATGTGCGCATCCTCGCCGCGACCAACCAGGATCTCCCGGCCATGGTCCGGGCCGGCCGCTTCCGGGCCGACCTCTTTTACCGCCTGAACGTCATCAGCCTCCCCCTCCCCCCCCTGCGCGAGCACAAGGAAGATATCCCCAAGACCGTCGACTACTTCATCTCCCGCCTCAATGAAGAGTACGGGCGCAATGTCGAGGGGATCTCCGCCGAAGCCCTGGAAGATCTGATGCGCTACGACTGGCCGGGGAATGTGCGCGAGCTGCGCAATGCCGTCGAGCGGGCGATGATGCTCGAGAACTCCCGCCAGCTGAGCGCAAATTTTCTCCCCTGCGAAATCCGCCTGAACGCGCTGGCGACGTGCGAGGAAAGGACCGCGGCGGTCAGCCAGACCCAGTCCGGGCGGCTCATTTTGCCGCAAGACGGGATCAGTCTCGAAGAAGTCGAAAAGGAGTTCATCCTCCAGGCGCTGGAGCGCTACCAGGGGAATCAAAGCAAGGCCGCCCGCTGTCTGCACATGAGCCGCGACACCCTGCGCTACCGGATGAAGAAATTCGGCATCGGCGAAGACGAGCCCCAACATATTAACCCGCGCAGTGCCACAGCGGACGAATCTTTGTCCGGATATCGGCAGTGCGGCTGA
- the proC gene encoding pyrroline-5-carboxylate reductase, with amino-acid sequence MRSYGRIGFIGGGNMAEAFVKGLIKGGYPAAEIIISDPSEPRRRFLTERYGVAATEENLEVVRGCDIIVLAIKPQIVDAVLSPFAAEFTADKLLISILAGVATSTLEGILGGSPRVVRAMPNTPALVGEGAAGLCRGRFAGPDDLAYARRLFETFGIVRLVSEEQLDAVTGLSGSGPAYIFTVIEAMADGGVQEGLPRDTALALAIQTVLGAAHLLKESGEHPAMLRDKVCSPAGTTIAAVRVLEEKGLRATLMEAVSCAARRSRELGEKK; translated from the coding sequence ATGCGCAGTTACGGCAGGATCGGTTTTATCGGCGGCGGCAATATGGCGGAGGCCTTTGTCAAGGGGTTGATCAAGGGGGGGTATCCGGCGGCGGAGATCATTATTTCCGACCCGAGCGAGCCGCGCCGCCGCTTTTTGACGGAACGATACGGTGTTGCCGCCACCGAAGAGAATCTGGAGGTGGTGCGCGGTTGCGATATCATCGTTTTAGCGATCAAGCCGCAGATCGTCGATGCAGTTCTCAGCCCTTTTGCTGCTGAGTTCACAGCGGACAAGCTGTTGATCTCGATCCTCGCCGGAGTGGCGACGTCGACGCTCGAAGGGATTCTCGGCGGCTCGCCGCGGGTGGTGCGCGCCATGCCCAACACGCCGGCCCTGGTCGGGGAAGGGGCGGCCGGCCTGTGCCGCGGCCGTTTTGCCGGCCCGGACGATCTCGCTTATGCCCGGCGTCTCTTTGAAACCTTTGGTATCGTCCGTCTCGTTAGTGAAGAGCAGCTCGATGCGGTGACCGGCCTTTCCGGCTCCGGCCCCGCTTATATCTTTACGGTCATCGAAGCCATGGCTGATGGCGGCGTGCAGGAAGGGCTGCCCCGCGATACCGCCCTGGCTTTGGCGATCCAGACCGTCCTCGGCGCTGCCCACCTCCTTAAAGAGAGTGGCGAACATCCGGCGATGCTGCGCGACAAGGTCTGTTCTCCGGCCGGGACGACAATCGCCGCGGTGCGGGTGCTGGAAGAAAAAGGGCTGCGCGCCACCTTGATGGAGGCGGTCTCCTGCGCCGCCCGCCGTTCCCGTGAGCTGGGGGAGAAGAAGTAG
- a CDS encoding Fis family transcriptional regulator has protein sequence MNDTQPSCSLPAGPLRDLQELSREHDTIIDSSSDGLFVCDAQANVIRMNPASERIHNVAAHEIVGRNMVDLMREGFIDRSAAYEALQSKSVVSLLQNKDGRKLISIATPVFDGCGEVIRVVVSERDITRIDALQRQLEEQGAIKDEFRQQMLQMQQAELEAQKIIAKSPSMIKALNQAIKVAPAASSVLILGESGVGKGLFAELIHKYSGRSTQPLIKINCGAIPESLIESELFGYEKGAFTGAQGSKPGHLELADGGILFLDEVAELPLPSQVKLLRFLEDGRITRLGDTRGRTVNVRILAATNRDLDEMVKQGRFRLDLFYRLNVIPIVVPAVRERKDCILPLVRHYLDLFGERHGIHKRLTRAASDALLAYPYPGNVRELMNICERLVVMSETELVDLSDLPSTIVERVSGVEGDLLDWPEGMTLAQIFDSIERTVLLRAVARHASQAALAAALGVSQPTVARRLQKYGIRLSGV, from the coding sequence ATGAATGATACCCAGCCAAGCTGTTCTCTCCCGGCCGGCCCGCTGCGCGACTTGCAGGAGCTGAGCCGCGAACATGACACCATTATCGACTCCTCGTCGGACGGGCTCTTTGTTTGTGATGCGCAGGCCAACGTCATCCGCATGAATCCGGCTTCGGAGCGGATTCACAACGTTGCGGCGCATGAGATCGTCGGCCGTAACATGGTCGATCTCATGCGCGAGGGTTTCATCGACCGCTCCGCTGCTTACGAAGCGCTGCAGAGCAAGAGTGTCGTCAGCCTGTTGCAGAACAAGGACGGCCGCAAGCTCATCTCCATCGCCACGCCGGTCTTTGACGGCTGCGGCGAAGTGATCCGCGTCGTGGTCAGCGAGCGCGACATCACCCGCATCGACGCCCTGCAGCGCCAGCTCGAAGAGCAGGGGGCGATCAAGGATGAATTCCGCCAGCAGATGCTGCAGATGCAGCAGGCGGAGCTGGAGGCGCAGAAAATTATCGCCAAGAGCCCGAGTATGATCAAGGCGCTCAACCAGGCGATAAAGGTGGCGCCGGCCGCTTCTTCCGTCCTTATCCTCGGCGAGTCCGGGGTCGGTAAGGGGCTCTTTGCCGAATTGATCCATAAATATTCCGGGCGCTCCACCCAGCCGCTGATCAAGATCAACTGTGGCGCTATCCCTGAGTCGCTGATCGAATCGGAGCTCTTCGGTTATGAAAAGGGGGCCTTTACCGGCGCCCAGGGGAGTAAGCCGGGACATCTGGAACTCGCTGACGGCGGTATTCTCTTTCTTGATGAAGTCGCCGAGCTGCCGCTGCCGTCGCAGGTGAAGCTGTTGCGTTTTCTCGAAGACGGCCGCATCACCCGCCTCGGCGACACCAGGGGGCGGACGGTGAATGTCCGGATCCTCGCCGCCACCAACCGGGATCTTGATGAAATGGTGAAGCAGGGGCGTTTTCGCCTCGATCTCTTCTACCGCCTCAATGTCATCCCGATTGTCGTACCGGCGGTGCGGGAGCGCAAGGACTGCATCCTGCCGCTGGTGCGGCATTATCTCGACCTCTTCGGCGAGCGCCACGGCATTCACAAACGTTTGACCCGCGCCGCCTCCGACGCGCTTTTGGCATACCCCTATCCGGGAAATGTTCGTGAATTGATGAACATCTGCGAGCGGCTGGTGGTCATGTCCGAGACGGAACTCGTCGATCTCAGCGATCTGCCGAGTACGATTGTCGAGCGGGTCAGTGGCGTCGAGGGTGATCTCCTCGATTGGCCGGAAGGGATGACTCTGGCGCAGATCTTCGACAGTATCGAACGGACCGTGCTGCTGCGCGCCGTGGCCCGTCATGCCAGCCAGGCCGCCCTGGCGGCAGCGCTGGGGGTGAGCCAGCCGACCGTGGCCCGCCGCCTGCAAAAGTACGGGATCAGATTGAGCGGGGTCTGA
- the pruA gene encoding 1-pyrroline-5-carboxylate dehydrogenase: MYLFNNATINIPVPVNEPQFAYAPGSPERVKLKAELARLKSQRIEIPLIIGGKEVRTGKTIEVVQPHDHGHVLAICHLAGAKEVEMAIAAAMAAKAAWAELRWEERAAIFLKAADLLAGKYRFLLNAATMLGQSKSAYQAEIDSACELIDFLRFNVYFAQQIYREQPMYSSPGIWNMLQHRPLEGFVFAVAPFNFTAIGGNLPTSPAIMGNTVVWKPATTAVYSNYYFMKLLEEAGLPAGVINFVPGSGPVVGPRCFADRDLGGIHFTGSTGVFHEMWRTIAENIANYKSYPRIVGETGGKDFIMVHASASVEAVVTGLVRGSFEYQGQKCSAASRAYIPRSLWPAVRARLVEVVSSIRMGDVCDFSNFFNAVIDRKAFNSIRAYIDFARSAADAEILIGGGCDDSKGYFIEPTVIVTSDPHFKTMEEEIFGPVLTLYVYEDAQYEETLELCDQTSPYALTGAVFARERGAVSLALKKLENAAGNFYINDKPTGAVVGQQPFGGARASGTNDKAGSILNLFRWTSARTIKENFAPPESIDYPFMAEP, encoded by the coding sequence GTGTATCTCTTCAATAACGCCACAATCAATATCCCTGTTCCGGTTAATGAACCGCAGTTCGCTTATGCCCCCGGCAGCCCCGAGCGGGTCAAACTCAAGGCGGAACTGGCCCGGCTCAAGTCCCAGCGTATCGAGATCCCGCTGATCATCGGCGGCAAAGAGGTTCGGACCGGCAAGACCATCGAGGTGGTGCAGCCGCACGATCACGGCCATGTCCTGGCGATCTGTCACCTCGCCGGCGCCAAGGAAGTGGAGATGGCGATTGCCGCGGCGATGGCGGCGAAGGCAGCGTGGGCGGAGCTGCGCTGGGAAGAACGCGCCGCGATCTTCCTCAAGGCGGCGGATCTCCTCGCCGGCAAGTACCGCTTCCTGCTCAACGCCGCGACCATGCTTGGCCAGAGCAAAAGCGCTTATCAGGCGGAGATCGATTCGGCCTGCGAACTCATCGACTTCCTCCGCTTCAACGTCTACTTTGCTCAGCAGATTTATCGCGAGCAGCCGATGTACTCTTCGCCGGGGATCTGGAACATGCTCCAGCACCGTCCCCTCGAAGGCTTCGTCTTTGCTGTCGCCCCCTTCAACTTCACCGCCATCGGCGGCAATCTGCCGACCTCCCCGGCGATCATGGGGAATACCGTGGTCTGGAAACCGGCGACAACGGCGGTCTACTCCAACTACTACTTCATGAAGCTTCTCGAAGAGGCCGGCCTCCCTGCCGGGGTGATCAACTTTGTCCCCGGTTCCGGACCGGTCGTCGGCCCCCGCTGCTTTGCCGACCGCGATCTCGGCGGCATCCACTTCACCGGCAGTACCGGCGTCTTCCACGAGATGTGGCGGACGATTGCCGAAAATATTGCCAACTACAAGTCCTATCCGCGCATTGTCGGCGAGACCGGCGGCAAGGATTTCATCATGGTGCACGCCTCGGCGTCGGTCGAGGCGGTGGTCACCGGTCTGGTGCGCGGTTCCTTCGAGTATCAGGGGCAGAAGTGCTCGGCCGCGTCCCGAGCTTATATCCCCCGTTCCCTCTGGCCGGCGGTTCGTGCCCGGCTGGTTGAGGTCGTCTCCTCGATCCGCATGGGTGATGTCTGCGACTTCAGCAACTTCTTTAATGCGGTCATCGACAGGAAAGCCTTTAACAGCATTCGCGCCTACATCGACTTTGCCCGTAGCGCTGCGGATGCCGAGATTCTCATCGGCGGCGGCTGTGACGACAGCAAGGGCTACTTTATCGAGCCGACGGTGATTGTGACCAGCGATCCCCACTTCAAGACGATGGAAGAGGAGATCTTCGGCCCGGTGCTGACCCTTTATGTTTACGAGGATGCGCAGTACGAAGAGACTCTGGAGCTTTGCGACCAGACGTCTCCTTACGCTCTCACCGGCGCGGTCTTTGCCCGGGAGCGGGGAGCGGTCTCGCTGGCGCTGAAGAAGCTGGAGAATGCGGCCGGCAACTTCTACATCAACGACAAGCCGACCGGCGCGGTTGTCGGACAGCAGCCCTTTGGCGGCGCCCGCGCCTCCGGCACCAACGATAAGGCCGGGAGTATTCTCAACCTCTTCCGCTGGACCTCGGCGCGGACGATCAAAGAGAACTTTGCTCCGCCCGAGTCGATCGACTACCCCTTCATGGCCGAACCGTAA
- a CDS encoding proline dehydrogenase — translation MSLFNFLVSKTIMHVPGPIVGFFARSYIAGEVLNDAVRVTRELNGKGMMATIDVLGEFITRKDEATGFKEECLAVLQAIKTEGLDANLSIKPTQMGLLLDQEFCFANIREIVARAKELGNFVRIDMEDIPTTDATLDFYRRLRAEFPGHVGVVLQAYLRRTPADIDQLSDAPMNFRLCKGIYREPRTAAYKDPATINRNYVHCLDKILAKKGYVGIATHDEKLVFEALQLIDKYELRRDQYEFQMLLGVDEELRQIILDADHRLRIYVPYGAAWLPYSKRRLRENPDIARHALRQMLGMKPGG, via the coding sequence ATGTCTCTCTTTAATTTTCTCGTCTCCAAGACGATCATGCACGTCCCCGGCCCGATTGTCGGCTTCTTCGCCCGCAGCTACATTGCCGGCGAAGTCCTTAATGATGCCGTCCGCGTCACCCGCGAACTGAACGGCAAGGGGATGATGGCGACCATCGATGTCCTCGGCGAGTTCATCACCCGCAAAGATGAAGCCACCGGCTTCAAGGAGGAGTGTCTCGCCGTGCTTCAGGCGATCAAAACCGAAGGGCTCGACGCCAACCTCTCGATCAAGCCGACGCAGATGGGGCTCCTCCTTGACCAGGAGTTCTGTTTCGCCAATATCCGTGAGATCGTCGCTCGCGCCAAAGAACTGGGCAATTTTGTACGGATCGACATGGAGGATATCCCCACAACCGACGCTACCCTCGACTTTTATCGCCGGCTGCGCGCCGAATTCCCCGGCCATGTCGGGGTTGTCCTTCAGGCCTATCTGCGCCGCACCCCGGCCGATATCGACCAGCTCAGCGACGCGCCGATGAATTTTCGTCTTTGTAAAGGGATCTATCGTGAGCCGCGCACGGCCGCCTACAAGGATCCGGCGACGATCAACCGGAACTACGTCCACTGTCTTGACAAGATCCTTGCCAAAAAGGGGTACGTCGGCATTGCCACGCACGACGAAAAACTCGTCTTTGAGGCGTTGCAGCTGATCGACAAGTACGAACTGCGGCGCGATCAGTACGAATTCCAGATGCTCCTCGGCGTTGATGAAGAGTTGCGCCAGATCATCCTTGATGCCGACCACCGCCTGCGTATCTATGTCCCTTACGGTGCGGCCTGGCTCCCTTACTCGAAGCGCCGGCTGCGCGAGAATCCCGATATCGCCCGGCATGCCCTGCGCCAGATGCTCGGGATGAAGCCGGGTGGTTAA
- a CDS encoding branched-chain amino acid ABC transporter substrate-binding protein, whose product MKRWTKLLAVVAVPCFCLAGVAGAETLKVGVQAPITGEYASEGQGIDKAVKLLAEQYNAKGGVLGQKIEVISCDDEGTAMKAAICAKDLVNKGVKMVIGSYTSTCAEAAQKTYFDAGVLQTSDGTSDSLTKNGYWTFFRNSFPNSAEGFYVADYMVKHKKYKNIVVISDFSSYATGLADAAITAIKAAGGNVVAYEKIKANAQNFTPVLTNIKAKKPDAIFFAGYYTDGGLLRSQQVQLGIKADFIGGDANDNPDFVKLAGPAAAGAYIVNVPTPEMLPYPVAKEYLAAYKAKYNEMPPSIWTLLNADGMRVFLYAMEQNKSTDTKKASDFLHNMKTPYPGITGPLAFAANGERVGSSYMAFEIQKDGSYKVAHKQ is encoded by the coding sequence ATGAAGAGATGGACTAAGTTGTTGGCGGTTGTGGCCGTCCCCTGTTTCTGTCTGGCCGGAGTTGCCGGCGCCGAAACCCTGAAGGTCGGCGTGCAGGCCCCGATCACCGGCGAGTATGCCAGCGAAGGGCAGGGGATCGATAAAGCGGTGAAACTTTTGGCAGAGCAGTACAATGCCAAGGGGGGCGTCCTCGGCCAGAAGATCGAAGTTATCTCCTGTGACGATGAAGGGACGGCGATGAAGGCGGCGATCTGCGCCAAGGATCTGGTCAACAAGGGGGTCAAGATGGTGATCGGCTCCTACACCTCGACCTGTGCCGAAGCGGCCCAGAAGACCTACTTCGACGCCGGCGTCCTGCAGACCTCCGACGGCACCAGCGATTCTCTGACCAAGAACGGCTACTGGACTTTCTTCCGCAACTCCTTCCCGAACAGCGCTGAAGGATTCTATGTTGCCGACTACATGGTCAAGCACAAGAAATACAAGAATATCGTTGTTATTTCTGACTTTTCCAGCTACGCCACCGGCCTCGCCGATGCGGCGATCACCGCGATCAAGGCGGCCGGCGGCAACGTCGTTGCTTATGAGAAGATCAAGGCGAATGCCCAGAACTTTACCCCGGTCCTGACCAACATCAAGGCGAAGAAACCGGACGCGATCTTCTTTGCCGGCTACTATACCGACGGTGGACTCCTCCGCTCGCAGCAGGTGCAGCTCGGCATCAAGGCCGACTTTATCGGCGGCGATGCCAACGATAACCCCGACTTTGTCAAGCTCGCCGGTCCGGCCGCGGCCGGGGCCTATATCGTCAACGTCCCGACCCCGGAGATGCTCCCTTACCCGGTGGCCAAGGAATATCTTGCTGCTTACAAGGCCAAGTACAACGAGATGCCGCCGAGCATCTGGACCCTGCTCAATGCCGACGGCATGCGTGTCTTTCTCTACGCCATGGAGCAGAACAAAAGCACCGACACCAAGAAGGCCTCCGATTTCCTGCACAACATGAAAACCCCTTATCCCGGTATCACCGGTCCTCTCGCTTTTGCCGCAAACGGCGAGCGCGTCGGCAGCAGCTACATGGCCTTCGAGATCCAGAAGGACGGCAGCTACAAAGTCGCGCACAAGCAGTAA